The nucleotide sequence TAACTGCATTGCAACAGAAATTAACATACCAACACCTGCGCAGATAAAGCCCAGTTGCCAGTCAATTTTTTCACCTACATAACCAACAACAAGCGGTGCCACGAAAGCACCGATGTTGATGCCCATGTAGAAGATAGTAAACGCGCCATCTCGTCTAGTATCGCCTTGCTCGTATAAATCACCTACGAGAGTTGAGATATTTGGTTTAAACATACCATTACCACAACACAGTAACACTAAGCCGATATAAAATGCATTTTCAGCGCCGCCGCCAAAGACTTCTTGAGGTGTACCTAAAGTAAAATGTCCCGCAGCCATTAAAAGACCACCGATGATGATACTTTTTCGCTGGCCTAAAACATTGTCAGCTATCCAACCACCTAATACCGGAGTTAAGTAAACTGCCATGGTAAACCAGCCATATAAGGCTAGTGCTTCTGAGTTACTCCAGCCAAAACCGCCCTCTTGAACGGTTGCAACTAAATAAAGTACCAATATGGCACGCATACCGTAGTAACTGAAACGTTCCCACATTTCGGTACCAAAAAGTAAAAATAGGCCTTTCGGATGGCCTAAAAATTCCGTTGATTGATGAGTCATGTTGCTCTCTTTTGTTTTATACCTGTGGTATTTTTATAATTGAGGTATTAATTAACTGTATTGAAATTGGTTAATGAATTATTTAAATTCGCCCATAATTAACCGTTGCCATACTATAAGCGATTGAATATAAAATTGCACAGGCTATATCGCATAACGTCGCCGCTAGACGCTATTTACAAGGATAAATCTAACTAATGCTTCGCAAGTAACCATCTACCTTTGCTTTGGATAGCGACGATAATTTTTTGATTAGATTAAAGTCTACTTGCTCTATCTGGTATTTAGTTTCGATATCCGACAATATTTCTAGCCACAATTTCGCCGTCATTTGTGAGTCGAATAACGCCCTATGGAAATCTCCATCACTGGCGATATCTTTGTACTTAACTAACGTACCTAACCTGTGATTGGGTGCATCTTGATATACACGCCTTGAAACTAATAATGAACACGCAAATTGACCAGAATAACTGCGCCCTACTCGTTGCAATTCGGCATCTAAAAACTTTTTATCAAAAGACGCGTTATGGGCAAGTAGGTTATCATCGCCAATATAATCAGCAAAGTCGTTCATCACCTGCTCACAACTTGGCGCATCGGCTAACATCTCGTTGCTGATCCCTGTGTATTGCTCGATAAAACTATTAACCCGTTGTCCTGGGTTCATTAATTGCTGAAAAGAGTCAACCACGACTCCGTTTTGCAATCGAACTGCACCAATTTCAATTGCTCGATCACCTGTTGCCGGTGATAGTCCTGTTGTTTCGAAATCGAGTACGACTATGGTGTTGGCTAACCTATTTAACATTCGCTCTTCCTGTTCAAGCTTTTCGTTCTATTTAAAATTAAATACTTAGTTGGTAAACGTGCTGATGCTGCTACCGGTCTTTGAACTTTTAACATCGACTCTAAGAGCCATTTGTTCTTTTAATTCACTGACATGGGAAATAATGCCGATAGTACGCCCGGTTTGCTGCAAGTCGACTAAGGTTTGAATTGCTAACTGTAAGCTTTCTTGATCAAGACTTCCAAAGCCTTCGTCAATAAATAACGTATCGAGCAATATTCCCCCAGAGCGTTGCTGCACAACATCGCTCAACGCCAGTGCTAACGCCAGTGATGCTAAAAACGATTCTCCGCCAGAAAGCGTCGATACCGGCCTAGTTTTACCGGTGTAAGCATCATCAATAGCCAAATCCAAACCGGCAGTAACGTTTCGCTTTTGCAGCCCCTCATCTTGACGCACTAAACAATATTGGCCTTTGCTCATAATTTGTAATCGCTTACTGGCAATCATTAGAACGCTATCAAGCAAGTCCCCCAAGACAAAGCGCTCAAGAGACACTCTCACTTTGCCTTTGCCGCCGGCAGCTCTTGCTAAGGTACCAATTTGTTCAAATTGTTCTTTGTTTTGCTGCTGCTCACTTTCAATACGGGCAATTTTTTCAATGATATCGTTTAACTTAATTTGTTTTTGCTGAGCGCCTTGCCACAATTTTTCACTATCAACAAAGTCATTTTCCGCCTTAGCTCGAGCTTGCGTTAACCGCTCTATATTTGGCTCTTGTTTGCCTTCAAGTTGTTGCGTTAATAATTTAATTTCACCTGCCAACGATTGTTGAAGCTCGTTAAATGTATCAACTTTTTGCTGCAATTCATTTAGCTGCTGTTGTTCAAGCAAAGCTTGCTTAAACTCTTGCTCATTAGAAAAATCAGATTTATTAA is from Thalassotalea crassostreae and encodes:
- a CDS encoding PolC-type DNA polymerase III; the protein is MLNRLANTIVVLDFETTGLSPATGDRAIEIGAVRLQNGVVVDSFQQLMNPGQRVNSFIEQYTGISNEMLADAPSCEQVMNDFADYIGDDNLLAHNASFDKKFLDAELQRVGRSYSGQFACSLLVSRRVYQDAPNHRLGTLVKYKDIASDGDFHRALFDSQMTAKLWLEILSDIETKYQIEQVDFNLIKKLSSLSKAKVDGYLRSIS